The Pyrococcus kukulkanii genome contains a region encoding:
- a CDS encoding indolepyruvate oxidoreductase subunit beta, whose product MEFNLIIAGVGGQGGLTLSRIIGNAAMVEGYRVRIGETLGMSQRYGSVLSYLRFGDNVYSPLIEEGKANLMLALEPVEALRNARFLGKDSYAIINAYPIHTATTLVGKEKYPELDEIKSAIAKICKVDMMNFQAEADKINPRTLGVLMLGYAYGKGLLPLKEESLVEGIKLTLREKLWEINFKALERGIELSRYAE is encoded by the coding sequence ATGGAGTTCAACTTGATTATAGCTGGAGTTGGCGGTCAAGGAGGTTTGACGCTCTCGAGGATAATAGGGAACGCGGCGATGGTCGAGGGCTACAGGGTTAGAATTGGTGAAACCCTGGGGATGAGCCAGCGTTATGGTAGCGTTCTCAGCTATCTAAGATTTGGTGACAATGTTTATTCCCCCCTGATAGAGGAGGGGAAAGCTAACTTAATGCTTGCCCTTGAGCCCGTAGAAGCTTTAAGAAACGCAAGGTTCCTGGGTAAAGATAGCTATGCTATAATAAATGCCTACCCAATCCACACGGCAACTACCCTAGTTGGGAAGGAGAAGTATCCTGAGCTCGATGAAATTAAGAGTGCAATCGCGAAGATATGTAAGGTTGACATGATGAACTTTCAGGCCGAAGCGGATAAGATAAACCCCAGAACCCTTGGAGTACTCATGCTTGGCTACGCCTATGGCAAGGGCTTGTTACCTTTAAAGGAGGAAAGCTTGGTTGAGGGCATAAAACTTACGCTGAGGGAGAAGCTCTGGGAGATCAACTTCAAGGCTTTGGAGAGGGGAATTGAGCTCAGTCGTTATGCCGAATGA
- a CDS encoding MFS transporter has product MEKDVPVLVIATAVGQLFLQFSWFIMPFYLKALGYGMDKMGILFSIQTLTGGVFFLLAGQISLKIGYKKTLIIAAILGALGRVLQILAFNFLTLIAGFFLVGINMGLRDPNYSALLSEKVSSEEERHKLFSYSFGLGTLANALGVLVAGYLPGYLMGNGMPKEIAYRIILSLALIQFAIVLPALAIIKDVPVREQKIKWRKDLVAKILKFSLPSAIIGLGAGITIPFMSIYFNMRFGRNIRDISWVFFGQQLVMGLGSFLLPKLVNKIGPVKVITYFQWSAALLFLIFPSLPTFLLAAIVYVVRSILMNIVWPVNDSFMMGFFSTEEKATAAGIRRAFSTFMRALGNYTGGVLFAVSLAYPFYATAILYILATAMFYAFFIRHND; this is encoded by the coding sequence ATGGAGAAGGACGTTCCAGTGCTTGTCATAGCAACTGCCGTAGGTCAGCTCTTCCTGCAGTTTTCTTGGTTCATAATGCCCTTCTACCTTAAAGCCTTGGGTTATGGAATGGATAAAATGGGTATCCTCTTCTCAATCCAAACCCTAACGGGTGGAGTTTTCTTTCTCCTCGCAGGCCAGATATCATTAAAGATTGGGTACAAGAAAACGTTGATAATAGCAGCCATCCTGGGGGCGCTTGGAAGAGTACTTCAAATCCTAGCATTCAACTTCCTCACACTCATCGCGGGATTCTTTTTAGTAGGCATAAACATGGGATTAAGGGATCCAAATTATTCAGCCCTTTTAAGTGAGAAGGTTTCAAGTGAAGAGGAGAGACACAAGTTGTTCTCATATTCATTCGGCCTCGGAACCCTTGCAAATGCCCTTGGAGTTCTCGTTGCAGGATACTTGCCGGGATACCTAATGGGCAACGGCATGCCCAAAGAGATCGCATATAGGATTATACTATCCCTAGCCTTGATCCAGTTCGCAATCGTCCTTCCCGCCCTGGCCATAATAAAGGACGTTCCCGTAAGAGAGCAAAAGATCAAGTGGAGAAAAGATTTAGTAGCTAAGATCCTCAAGTTCTCACTGCCAAGTGCCATAATAGGCCTTGGGGCGGGGATAACGATACCGTTCATGAGCATCTACTTCAACATGCGCTTTGGGAGAAACATTAGGGACATAAGCTGGGTGTTCTTTGGCCAACAGCTCGTCATGGGACTCGGCTCATTCCTCCTTCCAAAGCTCGTCAATAAAATAGGCCCCGTTAAGGTCATCACGTACTTCCAGTGGAGCGCAGCATTGCTCTTCCTTATCTTCCCCTCCTTACCAACGTTCCTCCTGGCAGCGATCGTTTACGTGGTTCGTTCAATATTGATGAATATAGTGTGGCCGGTAAACGACTCATTCATGATGGGATTCTTCTCAACGGAAGAAAAAGCAACAGCGGCAGGGATAAGGAGAGCATTTTCAACATTTATGAGAGCCCTAGGTAACTACACCGGTGGCGTCCTGTTTGCTGTGTCCTTAGCTTACCCCTTCTATGCAACTGCAATTCTGTACATCCTCGCAACGGCTATGTTCTACGCATTCTTCATTCGGCATAACGACTGA
- a CDS encoding phosphate signaling complex PhoU family protein: MEFRKIQFTGRSSYIVSLPKSWVKEHGLKQGDIVSLTVNPDGSITIFPGKPRDHGLKKTLRICKKFSPDMAVRLVISAYIQGYDTIEILLEDEMPLYKVAVRKTLQSLPGVEIILDEPQKIVAKSLLDEEEINLAELLGRMESIVKSMFGDLELILQDPKNKELLRDINDLENELDRFYFLIIRAVNRLLSKRGVSEESGIIGRTFDLIGVLLIARNIERIGDHIMRIAENPSEINVPYLIEKFTEILSQVETRDLEKVDKLMLELSEEAKKIDYRASIAMDSYRRILEYLENIGETIINMAIS, encoded by the coding sequence ATGGAGTTTAGGAAGATACAATTCACTGGCAGGAGCTCATATATAGTTTCTCTTCCAAAGTCGTGGGTTAAGGAGCACGGATTAAAGCAGGGGGATATAGTTTCTCTCACGGTGAACCCCGATGGCAGTATAACGATTTTCCCTGGGAAACCTAGGGATCACGGGCTTAAGAAGACCTTGAGGATATGCAAGAAGTTCTCCCCTGATATGGCCGTTAGGCTGGTTATTTCAGCATACATTCAGGGGTACGATACTATAGAGATACTTCTCGAAGATGAGATGCCCCTGTATAAAGTTGCAGTTAGGAAGACGTTGCAGAGCCTTCCTGGGGTGGAGATAATACTTGATGAGCCCCAGAAAATAGTTGCTAAAAGTTTGTTGGATGAAGAGGAGATAAACCTTGCCGAGTTGCTCGGGAGAATGGAGTCCATAGTTAAGTCAATGTTTGGGGATCTTGAGTTAATTCTTCAAGATCCGAAGAATAAGGAGTTGCTCAGGGATATAAATGATCTAGAAAACGAGCTTGACAGGTTCTACTTCCTCATAATCAGGGCCGTAAACAGGTTATTATCCAAGAGGGGAGTCAGCGAGGAAAGTGGTATAATAGGGAGGACTTTTGATTTGATAGGCGTTCTCCTGATAGCAAGGAACATTGAGAGGATCGGGGATCACATAATGAGGATAGCCGAAAACCCAAGCGAGATCAACGTCCCCTATCTCATAGAAAAATTTACCGAGATCCTGTCTCAAGTGGAAACGAGGGACTTGGAGAAAGTTGATAAATTAATGCTCGAGCTTAGTGAAGAGGCCAAGAAAATAGACTACAGGGCTTCTATAGCAATGGACAGCTACAGAAGGATCCTAGAGTACCTAGAGAACATAGGTGAAACGATAATTAATATGGCAATAAGCTAA
- a CDS encoding isoaspartyl peptidase/L-asparaginase family protein, whose protein sequence is MVAIIVHGGAGTIRKEDRIPKVIEGVKEAVLAGWRELKKGSALDAVEEAVKVLEDNPLFNAGTGSVLTIDGKVEMDAAIMRGKTLEAGAVAGIWGVKNPISVARKVMEKTDHVLLVGEGAVKFARLMGFPEYDPVTEERKKQWAELKEKLLKGEVRHWKKLGELIKEYPEVLRSTVGAVAFDGEEVVAGTSTGGVFLKMFGRVGDTPIIGAGTYANEVAGASCTGLGEVAIRLVLAKTATDFVRLGMDAQAASDAAISLATKYFGKDTMGIIMVDSQGNVGFAKNTKHMSYAYMKEGMEEPEAGV, encoded by the coding sequence ATGGTTGCTATAATCGTTCACGGGGGAGCGGGTACTATAAGAAAGGAAGACAGAATACCAAAAGTTATAGAGGGGGTTAAGGAGGCTGTTTTAGCAGGATGGAGGGAATTAAAGAAGGGCTCTGCCTTGGATGCCGTTGAAGAGGCCGTGAAGGTTCTCGAAGATAATCCTCTGTTTAACGCAGGAACGGGGAGTGTTCTCACAATAGATGGAAAAGTTGAGATGGATGCTGCGATAATGCGCGGTAAGACGCTTGAGGCTGGAGCGGTTGCCGGCATATGGGGGGTTAAGAATCCAATAAGCGTGGCAAGGAAGGTCATGGAGAAGACCGATCACGTTCTCTTGGTTGGTGAGGGGGCAGTTAAGTTCGCGAGGTTGATGGGCTTTCCTGAATACGATCCGGTAACGGAGGAAAGAAAGAAGCAATGGGCCGAGCTTAAAGAAAAACTTCTAAAAGGTGAAGTCAGGCACTGGAAGAAGCTTGGGGAGCTCATAAAGGAGTACCCAGAAGTGTTGAGGAGCACAGTTGGAGCTGTAGCTTTCGACGGCGAGGAAGTTGTGGCAGGAACTTCCACGGGGGGAGTATTCCTGAAGATGTTTGGAAGGGTTGGGGATACACCAATAATCGGCGCTGGAACATATGCAAATGAAGTTGCCGGAGCTTCATGCACAGGACTTGGGGAGGTTGCGATAAGGCTAGTTCTAGCCAAGACGGCCACCGACTTTGTACGCTTGGGGATGGACGCCCAGGCTGCGAGTGATGCCGCGATAAGCCTTGCAACCAAGTACTTCGGCAAGGATACGATGGGGATAATAATGGTGGACTCCCAGGGGAATGTAGGTTTTGCCAAGAACACTAAGCATATGAGCTACGCCTACATGAAGGAGGGTATGGAAGAGCCGGAGGCTGGTGTTTAG
- a CDS encoding MFS transporter: MGGFKHLWFLNLSTFFFFLGISLLNPLISPYAITLGAQPFLVGLVAGVASGVSLISKLFGGYVGDRGYRFHAMFLGNVLGVVSGLLYIFSGLSGSIAVFALGRAIHGFAMGIFFPSSLSSAVDLAPEGRVGEALGWRGMMFSLGNIVGPAIGGFISDKFGFTFAFALTIAFSILGALFVLSVWRETGEIKAGKHEEHASYGELLKPFFVSASLALFFISMAYSGVVTFLPALYKVSGLGQGVFGIYMMLMGFSSFLTRLVGGKSADRMGPIPVARFGIFMIFLGYLSLLKFKFPPYSYVPAVVSGLGFGLSLPALQFMALAKLPQKIRTMGSSIYTMFFDLGMLSGQVVLGYIAQLKGYNGVFPLVAFLPVVSIILVNAPLLWRDRNES; this comes from the coding sequence GTGGGAGGTTTTAAGCATCTTTGGTTTCTCAACCTCTCAACGTTCTTCTTTTTCCTGGGGATAAGCCTCCTTAACCCTCTAATCTCTCCTTATGCGATAACCTTAGGGGCTCAGCCCTTCCTCGTTGGATTAGTTGCGGGAGTTGCGAGCGGTGTCTCCCTCATCTCAAAGCTGTTTGGTGGCTATGTGGGAGATAGGGGATACAGGTTTCATGCGATGTTTCTGGGCAACGTTCTCGGCGTAGTGTCTGGACTTCTGTACATATTCTCAGGCCTTTCTGGTAGTATAGCGGTTTTTGCCTTGGGAAGGGCAATTCATGGCTTTGCCATGGGCATTTTCTTTCCCTCTTCACTATCCTCTGCTGTAGATCTGGCACCTGAGGGTAGGGTTGGTGAGGCCCTTGGGTGGAGGGGCATGATGTTCTCCCTGGGGAACATCGTGGGGCCTGCAATCGGAGGCTTTATATCGGACAAATTTGGCTTTACCTTCGCCTTCGCTTTAACCATCGCATTCTCCATACTTGGTGCACTCTTCGTGCTCTCCGTGTGGAGGGAGACAGGTGAGATTAAAGCAGGAAAACATGAAGAGCACGCGAGCTATGGGGAGCTCCTAAAGCCCTTCTTTGTTTCGGCCTCCCTTGCACTTTTCTTCATTTCAATGGCTTACTCTGGCGTAGTCACTTTCTTACCGGCTTTATACAAGGTTTCAGGTTTAGGCCAGGGCGTGTTTGGTATCTACATGATGCTGATGGGCTTCTCTTCATTTCTCACGAGGTTAGTGGGAGGTAAGAGCGCTGATAGAATGGGGCCAATCCCCGTTGCGAGGTTTGGGATCTTCATGATCTTCCTGGGGTATCTCTCCCTGCTCAAGTTTAAGTTTCCTCCCTATTCCTATGTTCCCGCGGTTGTGTCTGGACTAGGCTTCGGGCTTTCGCTTCCAGCCCTTCAGTTCATGGCTTTGGCTAAGTTACCCCAAAAGATAAGGACAATGGGGTCGAGCATATACACGATGTTCTTTGATTTAGGAATGCTCTCGGGTCAAGTCGTATTAGGCTATATCGCCCAGCTTAAGGGGTACAACGGCGTGTTTCCCCTTGTAGCTTTCCTTCCAGTTGTCTCCATAATCTTGGTAAATGCTCCCCTTTTGTGGAGGGATAGGAATGAAAGTTAG
- a CDS encoding radical SAM protein, producing the protein MKVRVSYGTAIAMGLVKAKLLARPTTAYLMTYYEGKCLNDCKFCPQARSSRASADKLSRVTWPAFDLSQVVEKFPQGGFRRICLQTIDYPGLIDDVFTILRAFRRYNTPISVSITPVERCVLEEFKKLNVDYIGIGLDVASEWLYNEIKVSRHSWEDMWSFFDDVIEVFGKGRAVVHIIVGLGETDYELLRTIAEVYERGGIVSLFAFTPIKGTPLENYKPPSVKRYRRIQWAHYLIKTGKATLRDFEFDEDGNLVGFPRDGVNPIAFVTQGCPWCNRPYYNERPGKEPYNFPTSEMVEIENIKKELF; encoded by the coding sequence ATGAAAGTTAGAGTATCTTACGGGACTGCAATTGCAATGGGACTGGTAAAGGCAAAACTCCTCGCGAGGCCAACCACCGCCTATTTGATGACGTACTATGAGGGCAAGTGCTTGAACGACTGCAAGTTCTGCCCCCAGGCAAGGTCGAGTAGAGCAAGTGCCGATAAGCTCTCGAGGGTCACATGGCCGGCATTTGATCTATCCCAAGTCGTTGAGAAGTTTCCCCAGGGAGGGTTCAGGAGGATATGCCTCCAGACGATAGACTACCCTGGCTTGATTGATGACGTTTTTACCATCCTCAGGGCGTTTCGTAGGTACAACACCCCAATTTCGGTATCAATAACTCCAGTTGAAAGGTGTGTCCTTGAGGAGTTTAAAAAGCTGAACGTCGACTACATCGGGATAGGCTTGGATGTTGCGAGTGAGTGGTTGTACAATGAAATTAAGGTTTCAAGACATTCCTGGGAGGACATGTGGAGCTTCTTTGATGATGTTATTGAAGTGTTCGGAAAAGGCAGGGCCGTGGTTCACATAATAGTAGGGCTTGGTGAGACTGATTATGAGCTTCTAAGGACTATAGCTGAAGTGTACGAGAGGGGGGGTATTGTGTCTCTCTTCGCGTTCACGCCAATCAAGGGGACTCCACTTGAGAACTACAAACCTCCCTCCGTAAAGAGGTACCGCCGGATTCAATGGGCCCACTACCTTATAAAGACAGGAAAAGCAACTTTGAGGGATTTTGAGTTCGATGAAGATGGTAACTTGGTGGGATTCCCCAGGGATGGTGTCAATCCCATAGCCTTCGTAACCCAGGGATGTCCTTGGTGCAACAGACCCTATTACAACGAGAGACCTGGCAAAGAACCTTACAACTTCCCAACTTCTGAGATGGTTGAGATTGAAAATATTAAGAAGGAGTTATTCTAG
- a CDS encoding potassium channel family protein — MKELEEIKDCLIEMKNLSSLMVDLALSSVMYNSEEIAEEVYILEEKIDELTLKVKKLALRAAKNLDDPESMLSVIEMATINEQISDSAYEIADIVLRDVEPHPIIRKIMHDVEEEIGRVKVHSGSILIGQTLKQLKLPSKIGVRLIAIKRGNRYIYNPSSDETIKEGDVLIAVGAGIDKLRELSNEKAEEEEELE; from the coding sequence ATGAAAGAGTTAGAGGAGATTAAAGATTGCCTTATTGAAATGAAGAACCTCTCCTCCTTGATGGTTGACTTAGCACTCTCCTCAGTCATGTACAACAGCGAGGAAATAGCGGAGGAGGTCTATATTCTAGAGGAAAAGATTGACGAGCTAACGCTAAAGGTGAAAAAGTTAGCACTAAGGGCAGCAAAGAATTTGGATGATCCTGAAAGCATGCTAAGCGTTATAGAAATGGCCACGATAAACGAGCAGATAAGCGATTCAGCGTATGAAATTGCAGATATAGTGCTGAGAGACGTCGAGCCCCATCCGATAATAAGGAAGATAATGCACGATGTCGAGGAGGAGATAGGTAGGGTTAAGGTTCACTCAGGCTCGATACTAATCGGACAAACCCTAAAACAACTAAAGCTACCCTCAAAGATTGGAGTAAGGCTAATAGCCATCAAGAGGGGGAACAGGTACATATACAACCCCTCAAGCGATGAAACAATAAAAGAGGGAGACGTGCTAATAGCTGTTGGAGCTGGAATAGACAAGCTGAGAGAGCTTTCAAATGAAAAGGCGGAAGAGGAAGAGGAGCTAGAATAA
- a CDS encoding potassium channel family protein, with protein sequence MEDIEEFKYEPKSVKEIFIEMKNTVELMIDLAYASILFGDKEIAEEVLDLEERMDLLNYQLMTHTVLAARNVKEAEQATTILQMANAIEDISNAAGDLAKMVLEGVELHPIIKETILEGEEIIGRIVVSPDSVLVGRTLGELELASNTGVWIIAVRRGKRWIFGPDKEFRIRAGDILIGRGTRTSIDQLKEIARGVIRVIGNERVRGD encoded by the coding sequence ATGGAAGATATCGAGGAGTTTAAGTACGAACCTAAGAGCGTGAAAGAAATATTCATAGAGATGAAGAACACCGTTGAGCTCATGATTGATCTCGCATATGCATCAATTCTCTTCGGAGACAAAGAGATAGCAGAGGAAGTTCTTGACCTCGAAGAGAGAATGGATCTCCTCAACTACCAGCTAATGACTCATACAGTTCTCGCAGCAAGGAACGTTAAAGAGGCTGAACAGGCAACTACCATACTCCAAATGGCAAATGCGATAGAGGACATATCAAATGCCGCGGGTGACCTAGCAAAGATGGTTCTTGAGGGGGTGGAGCTACACCCAATAATAAAGGAAACCATTTTAGAGGGAGAAGAAATAATCGGAAGAATAGTCGTTTCCCCAGATTCCGTACTCGTCGGAAGGACGCTGGGAGAGCTTGAGCTGGCAAGCAACACGGGAGTATGGATAATAGCCGTTAGGAGAGGAAAGAGGTGGATATTCGGACCAGATAAGGAATTCAGGATAAGAGCGGGAGATATACTCATAGGCAGGGGGACTAGAACGTCAATAGATCAGCTGAAGGAAATCGCTAGGGGAGTAATCAGGGTGATAGGAAATGAAAGAGTTAGAGGAGATTAA
- a CDS encoding SDR family oxidoreductase, whose amino-acid sequence MIKIDLSGRLAFTTASSKGIGFGVAKVLAIAGADVILLSRNKDNLEKAKEKIKEVADVNVSYIVADLTKREDLARAVREVKDIGDPDIFFYSTGGPKPGYFMEMTMEDWEKAVDLLLYPAVYITKELVPGMERKKFGRIIYLTSVAIKEPIPNIALSNVVRISLAGLVRTLAKELGPKGITVNGIMPGIIETGRVIQLAKDKAEREGKTLEEALKDYASPIPLGRLGKPEEIGYLVAFLASDLGSYINGAMIPVDGGRLNSVF is encoded by the coding sequence ATGATAAAGATAGACCTCAGTGGAAGGCTTGCATTTACAACGGCATCAAGCAAGGGAATAGGGTTTGGAGTGGCAAAAGTTCTGGCAATTGCAGGAGCTGACGTGATACTTCTCTCGAGAAATAAGGATAACTTAGAGAAGGCCAAAGAGAAAATTAAAGAGGTCGCAGACGTTAACGTTTCATACATAGTGGCCGATTTAACCAAGAGGGAGGATCTCGCAAGGGCGGTTAGGGAGGTCAAGGACATTGGCGATCCAGATATCTTCTTCTATTCTACTGGGGGGCCAAAGCCAGGCTACTTCATGGAGATGACCATGGAGGATTGGGAGAAGGCGGTTGACCTTCTCCTATATCCAGCGGTTTACATAACGAAAGAGCTCGTCCCAGGGATGGAAAGGAAGAAGTTTGGCAGAATAATCTACTTAACGAGCGTTGCAATTAAGGAGCCGATCCCGAACATAGCATTAAGCAATGTTGTGAGAATTTCACTGGCAGGTCTCGTGAGGACGCTGGCAAAGGAACTTGGGCCTAAGGGGATAACGGTTAACGGGATAATGCCTGGGATAATAGAAACAGGCAGAGTGATACAGCTCGCAAAGGACAAAGCCGAGAGGGAAGGTAAAACTCTCGAGGAAGCTCTAAAAGACTATGCAAGCCCAATTCCACTTGGAAGACTAGGAAAGCCCGAGGAAATAGGTTACCTCGTGGCGTTTCTAGCGAGCGATCTTGGATCTTACATAAACGGTGCAATGATACCCGTTGATGGTGGAAGGTTAAACTCGGTGTTCTGA
- a CDS encoding TIGR00266 family protein, whose amino-acid sequence MEYKIEHRPSFSLLEIQLGPGEAVQAEAGAMVYMDPTVSLETKARGGIFGALKRSILGGESFFVNVFRGPGKVGFAPGYPGDIIGLEIDGKLYAQSGAFIAASENIDIDVKFGGATTFIGREGVFLLEMRGKGMVFLSSYGAIQKISLNGESLIVDTGHMVAFTEGIDFTIKRMGGLKSTLFSGEGLVFEFRGTGDVYIQTRSLDGFLSWILPHLPKS is encoded by the coding sequence ATGGAGTACAAGATAGAGCACAGGCCAAGTTTTTCTCTTCTAGAGATTCAACTCGGCCCTGGAGAGGCCGTTCAGGCTGAAGCTGGAGCGATGGTTTATATGGATCCAACAGTTTCCCTAGAAACTAAGGCAAGAGGAGGAATATTTGGAGCACTTAAAAGATCAATTCTAGGCGGGGAGAGCTTCTTTGTCAACGTTTTCAGAGGCCCAGGAAAAGTTGGATTTGCCCCAGGATATCCTGGGGACATAATAGGGCTCGAGATAGATGGAAAGCTGTACGCACAGAGCGGAGCCTTCATAGCTGCTTCAGAGAACATAGATATAGACGTTAAGTTCGGTGGAGCCACGACCTTCATTGGAAGGGAAGGAGTATTTCTCTTGGAGATGAGGGGGAAAGGGATGGTGTTCCTCTCGAGCTACGGAGCTATTCAAAAGATATCGCTCAATGGAGAAAGCCTTATCGTAGACACAGGACACATGGTTGCATTTACCGAAGGGATAGACTTTACGATAAAAAGGATGGGAGGGCTTAAGAGCACCCTCTTCAGCGGCGAAGGCCTAGTGTTTGAATTCAGAGGCACTGGTGATGTCTATATACAGACCAGGAGCCTAGATGGGTTCTTAAGCTGGATACTGCCACACCTTCCGAAATCTTAA
- the purC gene encoding phosphoribosylaminoimidazolesuccinocarboxamide synthase, with amino-acid sequence MDIYEGKAKKMIPIDEDKFIMEFKDDATAFDGVKKAKFKGKGWLNAQISARLFKLLEEHGIKTHFIGVAGDNRLIVERLKMYPIEVVVRNVVAGSLKKRLPLPEGYELPEPIVELYYKSDELHDPMINYHHAKILGVSEEEIKEMERIALKVNEILKRYFAERGIILVDFKLEFGKNKKGEIVLADEISPDTCRFWDAKTKRSLDKDVFRFDKGDLIEAYRELYKRLTGEEAPTF; translated from the coding sequence ATGGACATATACGAGGGAAAGGCAAAGAAGATGATACCAATTGACGAGGACAAATTCATTATGGAGTTTAAGGATGACGCAACGGCCTTTGATGGAGTTAAAAAAGCCAAATTTAAAGGAAAGGGATGGCTGAACGCCCAAATTTCCGCGAGATTGTTTAAACTCCTTGAGGAGCACGGTATAAAGACGCATTTCATAGGCGTTGCTGGAGATAACAGGCTGATAGTTGAGAGACTCAAGATGTATCCAATTGAAGTTGTAGTGAGAAATGTTGTCGCAGGAAGCTTAAAGAAAAGGCTCCCACTTCCGGAAGGTTACGAGTTGCCGGAACCCATAGTCGAGCTGTATTATAAGAGCGATGAGCTTCACGATCCCATGATAAATTACCACCACGCAAAGATTCTAGGCGTCAGCGAAGAAGAGATTAAGGAAATGGAGAGGATCGCCCTTAAGGTTAATGAAATATTGAAAAGGTACTTCGCGGAGAGGGGAATAATACTCGTGGACTTCAAGCTTGAGTTTGGGAAGAACAAGAAAGGTGAGATAGTGTTGGCTGATGAGATAAGCCCAGACACGTGCAGATTCTGGGACGCCAAAACTAAGAGGAGTCTAGACAAGGACGTGTTCAGGTTCGATAAGGGAGACCTAATCGAGGCGTACAGGGAACTCTACAAGAGGCTCACAGGTGAGGAGGCACCAACTTTCTAA
- the purF gene encoding amidophosphoribosyltransferase, with the protein MREKCGIFGALTQEAPKKAYFALIALQHRGQEGAGISFWDGRIKTVKGHGLVSEVFKENSLNGAKSRLAIGHVRYSTSGSLSEVQPLEVECCGYRLAIAHNGTLTNFLPVRRRYEEEGFRFRSSVDTELIGVSFLRHYSELKDEFGAMREVFNEVRGAYSIVMLFNGKLVVARDPVGFRPLSYGIGDGHYFASEDSALKMFGLETRDVEPGEVFVVEEDEVYSKVLVKAERRHCVFEYIYFARPDSIIDGISVYCARYRMGVELARESPADGDVVIAVPDSGRTAALGFAHESGIPYMEGLIKNRYIGRTFIMPAGRGLKVKLKLSPVKEVVDGRRVVLVDDSIVRGTTMMRIVKMLRDAGAKEVHVRIASPPIRYPCYMGIDIPTRHELIAAWRSVENIRKEIGADSLAYLSIEGLKRAVGTDKLCMACLTGEYPKWAFDF; encoded by the coding sequence ATGAGAGAAAAGTGCGGGATATTTGGGGCGTTAACCCAGGAAGCCCCTAAAAAGGCATATTTCGCTCTCATCGCACTTCAGCATAGGGGTCAGGAGGGTGCGGGGATCAGCTTTTGGGATGGTAGGATTAAGACCGTTAAGGGTCATGGGTTAGTTTCTGAAGTCTTCAAGGAGAACTCCCTAAATGGTGCTAAGTCCAGGCTTGCAATAGGCCACGTGAGGTACTCAACATCTGGATCGCTGAGCGAGGTTCAGCCCCTTGAGGTTGAGTGTTGCGGTTATAGACTTGCAATAGCTCACAACGGTACCCTGACTAATTTCCTCCCCGTGAGGAGAAGGTATGAGGAGGAGGGCTTTAGGTTTAGATCTTCCGTTGATACCGAGCTCATAGGTGTCTCTTTTCTGAGGCACTACAGTGAGCTTAAGGATGAGTTCGGGGCAATGAGAGAGGTTTTCAATGAAGTTAGAGGGGCTTACTCCATCGTCATGCTCTTTAATGGGAAACTTGTGGTTGCAAGAGATCCCGTTGGTTTTAGACCTTTAAGCTATGGCATTGGTGATGGTCATTATTTTGCCTCTGAGGATTCCGCCCTTAAGATGTTCGGGCTCGAAACAAGGGACGTTGAGCCTGGGGAAGTTTTCGTGGTTGAGGAGGATGAAGTTTACAGCAAAGTTCTGGTTAAAGCCGAAAGAAGGCACTGTGTCTTTGAGTACATATACTTTGCAAGGCCCGACAGCATTATTGATGGGATAAGCGTTTACTGTGCCCGCTACAGGATGGGGGTTGAGCTCGCCAGGGAGAGTCCTGCTGACGGTGACGTCGTTATTGCCGTCCCCGACTCGGGGAGAACTGCTGCTTTAGGCTTTGCTCATGAGAGCGGAATTCCATACATGGAGGGATTGATAAAGAACCGTTACATTGGAAGGACTTTCATAATGCCTGCGGGTAGAGGATTAAAGGTTAAGCTAAAGCTTTCGCCAGTTAAGGAAGTTGTAGATGGGAGGAGGGTAGTGCTTGTTGACGATTCCATAGTTAGGGGCACAACCATGATGAGAATAGTGAAAATGCTGAGGGATGCTGGCGCTAAAGAGGTGCACGTTAGGATAGCCTCTCCGCCAATAAGGTATCCCTGTTACATGGGAATCGATATTCCAACGAGGCATGAGCTTATTGCAGCGTGGAGGAGCGTTGAGAATATAAGAAAGGAGATAGGGGCTGATTCTCTTGCTTATTTAAGTATTGAGGGATTAAAGAGGGCTGTTGGTACTGACAAGCTCTGCATGGCATGTTTAACTGGAGAGTATCCAAAATGGGCTTTTGACTTCTAA